tgaagttgatggatgacgctttaccatccaaaacttcggtgaagaggtcggattgctggagcacgtttatgtcgttgttcgagccggggaccccgaagtacgcatgccagatccatagccagTAGTCGGCgacgacctcgagtataacggtggggtgggtgcctttgtggccgctcgtgtacaaccccctccacgccaccgggcaattcttccattgccagtgcatgcagtcgacgctgccaagcatcccggggaagcCATTCACTTgttcgtgaaggcggagcaggaactggcaatctgtcgtgcttggattccggagaaattcgtcggtgaaggctgcccggacgcctttgcagaattggagcaagcacattctcccagtgctgtctccaatgtggaggtattcgtcgaacacatccgtcgtttgtccggtcgcaagctgacggattgctgcagtacatttctgcagcgtcgtgtggctgggacggccgacggcgtcgaacctttcttggaagaactcttcccggccCGCCAATGtattgcgatgtggagaaatagcggtcacCGTATGCGGAAACGccgacggaaataggtatctccgCACACCGgattatcgcagaagtagtcgcggactaaccttgcggcggcttcctcccggttacgatggatgtaagtccgggagcgtctttggggcggcgcggcttcctccgcttCCCAGCGtctatcttcttcaagtgattcttccattatttgacgcatttgctcatatggatccatgagattgattaaatttgggggaagaataaaagagatgatttgagatgaaaattggagaggaaatggagatgatttgggaagaatagatgtgtagttgtgtgtgaaatgaggatgaattatgagtatttatagagtaaaaaaataaaataaaaataaaaaaattggaaacggctataaaaaacggtaacattaccgttttcacaatttaatttttttcgatttttttaaaaaaatgaattattgcgtcagcgtgacgaatcccactcgcgggtcggcgagtgggcgtcacgcatcgccagggagctcgccacgtcgcctcaacgcgtggcgagacgtcacACGATTGGTCACTGCAGGACGTGCTGGGGACGGGCTGGTgacgggacgagacgctgcCTGCAATGCGTCCCGTCCCGATTCCGTCACTGCGGAACGAAACACGGGCCACCCACGTAACGCGGTGCGGGTGGGCTAAGTAATATTGATTTAGGCGGTTCGTCAGCATGAAATGAAGTGTTGAGTCATTGCTTAGCAAATCATTATTTGGACTCATTTTAAACTGTCTGTAACCAAACAAGCTGAATGTGGCGCCGCCACCAAGTAAAGGAAGCTTCGCTTTTGATCATTCCTTACCCAATATGCCAGAATAATAATTTTCCTTTAAAAAATGACTACTATTAATGTTTCCTATTTAACACCTAAACCTATAAGTTATTTAATTGAAGAGCCAGTCTTTGATCCTGTTTTTAATGGgagaggatcccctgctgtgcacaaATCACAGCAGGACCCTGCTGCCCCATACaatacaattttttattattattttatttattaaaaaaaaatttaatatttaaaaaatgtttgTGAGGGGTAGCAGGGCCCTGCTGTGATttgtgcacagcaggggatcctctcCCGTATTTAATTCTGAGTTTCAACTGTGTAGCAACTTAAATACGAAATTCATAACGAAAGATGCAAGGAAAATCCCAACAACAATTTTGCAAATATCTCAGTTCAAGTGATAAATATCATTATATCAAAACAAGAATTTAAGTGCAAGtacaaacaaaataaagttTGATGCCCAAAACTCAAAAACCCAACATTCCATTTTTGGGTCACctacaaaaacataaataaaacaaaaaatttaagcATATAGACtcataaaaaatatactcaTACGATATTATGTAAGTTGCACAACTCACTCCTCCGCGTTGATCCGAGTTCACTGAActcaaaatattttcaaaagttGGGTGAGCATATAAACATGGTAAAATAGATATGAATGCATCTACAAGTTGAGATATGAATGTATCTAGTAGATGAATATAttaagaaagcaagaagaaatAGTAGTGTAGTGTACTTAGCCAAACTCAAAAGAAAAAAGACCAAAGGTTGGTTCTAGACGCTTTAGACCGAGTTTGCAAGGGGGTGACGTGACCCCAAGTTTTATGTCCAAATTCATCTATTAAGTCCAAAACCAATCACTTTAGGTAGTTTGGTATGGATTTTGCCCAGATTCTTGCAATTGGTGTGGTGacattaaatacaaaatactaTCTATCATTATACTATGCCCATACAAACAAAATCATAGTACTCCTATATTTTCCTTCTAATCCGATCTCAACTGAAATTGCACTATTTTAACTCAAAATCGAGGAAAAATTTGGTTGGAACATCAAAACAATTATAAAGATCCAGTAATTGTTGTGCACATTATTGTCCACATATTACATAACTTAAAAAACCACAATCCAAAATGTGAACTACTAATAAATTGAAACTTAACATCGTTCAAAACTTCTCCATTTGACCATTGAACAAGTTATGACGAGTCCAAAGTCAGTTTTTTAAAGACGGTTGGATAGATTAGCGAAATAGGTTAATGAGTTTTAAGTGGGGGTATGGATTATGGATAGAGAGTCAAGAGTcgtatttatttaaatagtagAATGGGTTAAGTTCATGAACTTATAAAAAGCCGCCGCCGCCTACGAAATGCTACCTACCTTAACAGGAAAATACCCACTTGCTTTTGCTCTCTTCGCTGGCTGCTACTCTGTTGTTACAACTTACAACCGTGCCCACCGCTTTCTTCCTAAGCACGCATTAACTCTAAATTAAATATACTTGCCCTTTTTCTAACATTATCCTATTATTCAAATTTTACCAGCAAAATAAAGCGATAAGTCATTGAGAAGTCACCATAGATAAAAGTGTGAGTGTTCATACTTCTGTTATTTCACTCTTTTATAAATTAGGTAGTTCAGCCAGGTACCACCTCCTCTTTTCTAAGCTaaactatattttaattttaaatttaaatttaataaaataaatagaaaaggaaacaagcaaagaaaaacaaaatacagaaaaatgcaGGATAAATGGTGCGATCGGGATTGTATTTCTAGCTAGATCATGACCCAAGTCCCAGTATGTTCTTCCCGTGTATTCATCACCTCGTCTTGGGTAGGTGTGACCCCTTTAATAGAGGTGTTGTGAGTGCTCTAATTCCTTGTATTTTACTCCGTGAATTAATATGTTTAATTACAACAAAAGCGGTCATACAATACTTATGTGATATATGTGGACCAATCTATTTTCTTAATTATAccacatttattaaaatttgttaaaATAAACACTAAAAGCAAATTTCTAAGGAATGATGGGTGTATCTACACCTGCCCAAGGtttaccgaaccggcggttaaaaccgaaaccgtaaccgccggttacggttccgaaccgaaaccgccggttacggttccgaaccgaaaccgtgggAATTTACCCGAACCGAAATCGTCGATTTTtgaaccgtggttcggttcaggttaaaatttttttaaccGAAACCGTGCCGAAACTGCGAAAAACCGCCGAAAAACCGTGAAACCAAGCCGGAACCGCAAAAAATCGACGGTTTGGAACCGTAAAATACCgtcggaaaaccgccggttcggaaccgaaatcgaaaccggcggttttggaaccggaaccgcgaaaaaccctcacggttcggttccggttcgacaATTTCCAAAACCGGAACTGGCGATTCCGAAATCGTGGGCACCTCTAGGTGTATCCTTTATgtcttatttttaaaattatattttgaataaaaGAACTTTCGCATTTCTCTTTAAAGTTTGTTAGTACTAGGAGTACTACTAATTAACTTTTTTCCACAAAGATAAGTTTCTTTGTATTAAGCTCATACCTAATCAAGTAGTAGTACTTGCTAGTAATTAGTAGTTGCTTGAAACTGAGGCCATTATTACATCATGATCACATTAAAGTTAGCATAGATAGCATCTGTGGACTTGCCCTTTGCAGAAATGAAAATAACACGTAGAGGTTTGACCCGACCAAGTCGGCCACCCACACTCTACCTCtctcacactctctctctctccaaccGACTTCATTACTCCAGTAGCTTCCACTTGGCCACCAAGCATTTCCTCTTGTTCAACTAAACGTGTTTTAGTCTACTCTTTTCAGACTTGTCACGCAACTTCCAATCCTCACCCCGATCATATATATATACCCAATTTCACTCCTCAAATCCATATCTCAATCTTCTTCATcaccacaacaacaacaactactactactactctctctctctctctctctctctctattccacacaacaacaacaaaaaaactaTTACTCCACTCTTCCAAACTACTCAAGAAATGGCACTAGAAGCTCTGAGCTCTCCCACCGCGGCAGCGCCTTCTTTCGACTTCGAAAGCGCTGCGTCTCTCCCGTGGAGCAAGGGCAAGCGCACCAAGCGCCCCCGCACCCACGGCCCCACCGAGGAGGAATACTTGGCTCTCTGCCTCATCATGCTCGCTCGCGGCGGccccacctccacctccacagCCCCTCCGCCGCCGCTAAAAAGAGCCCCTCTTTCTCCACCGCGGCCTGCGGCGGATGCTTCTAAACTGATCTACAAGTGCTCCGTTTGCAACAAGGCTTTCGGGTCCTACCAGGCTCTGGGAGGGCACAAGGCCAGCCACCGCAAGCTCAGCGGCGGAGGCGGAGATCACGACCACTCCGCCTCCGCCGTGGCGGAGGCGAACGGCGGCGCCGGCGGAAGGACGCATGAGTGCTCCATATGCCACAGGAGCTTCCCGACGGGGCAGGCCTTGGGAGGCCACAAGCGCCGCCACTACGACGGCGGGGCGGCCAGCGGCAACGGCGGCGGAAGCAGCGGCGTGACGTTGTCGGAAGGGGCGGGTTCAACGGGATCGCTCAGGAATTTCGACTTGAACTTGCCGGCTATGCCGGAATTGTGGATGGGATTTGGCTCCGGCGCCGACGAAGAAGTGGAAAGCCCCCACCCCTTGAAGAAGTCCCGCCTCTCCTTGCCGCCGGCGAAGTTGGAACAGACCTTAACCAACTaaattccatttttatttttaattgtttgagaaattcaatattttgttttttgttaattatttgttgatGATAAGTATTTTTTATGTACATGCGTGGATAAGACTACATGGTGAAGATTAattcattcatttatttataaattattgagTTTATCATCATTGTTCAATTTATTTTAGCTTAAATCCATTTTATGGGTTTCATCTATTGAATGTGAGTTAATTcgtcattttaaaattttacatgTTTTTAATTAGTAAAGGGACGTTGACAAATGTAAGTGAAGAGTTAGGGAGTGACCGAGTGTAGGGTCTTATCTTACGCGTTGCACCACATGCTCATTTTagcattttctctctcttcatttcTTTGCACGTTCCCACGTTAGTTTTTGGCCATTGGCGAATTAGGTTTTGTTTCTATAATGGAAAAATAGCatagataaaaattaatttaagttaatctaaatgaaaaaatatgatgTATTTTCGACGGAAACGTTTGAGAAAAGAGGTACTAGTATATAAAGTTGAATTTAGCTCAAATTCTGCTTTTTAGTATTGAATCTTAATTGTTGCGAGTCTTGTGACCATATTTCTGTTCACACACTATTTTATAGTTGTGTACTCATTATTAAAAGGTCAAATGTTTGAGCTATATAACtatttaaaatacaattcaacCTATGCTAATTCAGCTGATAAATCAGCACACGCCACACAAATTTGTAATAGACTTTCTAACAAACTAatgctagtatatttttttaatgaatataCAAAATACTTGTAGTATCATATACTCTACTAGTTTGATCCTCAATAAATGGACCTAACTTAAGGTGAAAAAATCAATCTCTCCCCAATTACAGATTAATGTAGTGAAACTTATTCCATATCAATCGCGTAAGATAACATATCGTGAGGTTTATAGATCAAATGGTCAGCTTTCTCTTAGACTTTTTTTTAGataaattcttttatttggtTTATAATTAAGATTTTTACTTCAATGAAAACTAAAACTAACACTACAATTATTGTGTTTATAGATCAAATGATCAGTTTTCTCTTAGACTTTTTTTGGataaattcttttatttggtTTATAACTAAGATTGATACTTCAatgaaaactaaaataaatactacagTTATTGTGTAAGATAGTCTAGTTTTCAAGGTGGCTCTCCTATTTGGTTTGCGGTTTGCCGCCCCTTAACTTTAGGAGAATAGAATCGAATATTTGAGAtaagaataataaaaatataactagATTAGGATGAAAAATAATCCACAATCCTTTTTTTTCCTGTTTAGTAGCCGATTAGGATGACACATGGCctatccttttttttaattcaattaattaatgacCAAGTGTGCTACTCACCTACTTATGCATATCTTGcttgaaataattaattgttCTTGTGTGCCACGTACCTACATTTGATTTGGTTTTGCatcaaagaaaaatatataCGCAATTTCACTAGCTTTTGTCATTCAAAACTGTATTCCCATTGGGATAAAcaagatttcatttttaaatcaCATGGATACCCATTGTTGAAAAAACGTTGGAAACtcaaatatgaaataaatacaTATTGCACACACATTTATTAGGTGGACTATATTTTATAGTCGACAGAGCTGACAAAGTTTAAATTTGACTATTTAAGATATTTTTGTAGGCGGTAGCCACCATTGACACAGAAACTACTTCTCAAGGGAGTCggctgcaaaaaaaaaaagttcagtcCAACTATATTTCTAACTAATACATTGCATTATTGTAATGTTGTCTTGTGATACATACAAAATAGAATAACTCATCCCAAAAAACTAGTTTGTTAAGAGAGAGagttcatttagtctatataccccacatcggttgtgagatcAGTTGTTCTcaacaaccgatgtgggaattgagtccgtaataTTCGACCatcctttaagggccaacgtgttgttctcacaaccgatgtgggaattgagtccgtaacattcgaccctcctttaagggccaacgtcctcgttggtcacggttggttctttgccaggccaccactccgagttctagttggtcacggcggattctttgcccggccatcactccgtgggtcaccactccgagcggtcccaaacgcactcgttggtcacggcgagttcgttgcccggccaccactccgagccgtttgggctctcaatgaaagcaccaattgatacagaccaaacaggagaactcatcccaaatgactagcctgttaggagagaaaGCTCATTTAGTTTATATACCTCagatcagttgttctcacaaccgatgtgagaattgagtccgtaacatctTGTTATAACACTAGATTTGGGCACTAACTGACCACTTCTTAGGAATTTAAAAACATATACACAAAAAGATTCGGTTTATCTTAAAAATTATACTggtactaatatataaatgtatagTTTTGTGATAATGAAGAAATATTTTTAACTATTCGCTCTTGATGATCCACTGTGTGTGAATTCGTGGAAGCATCATTTTGCTTAATAATTTACATTTAATGAGGATCATTTTTTGGTGCAGTTAATTTCACtttaaaaacaataatttaattatatattcaaGATAATATTGTCACGTTGTTGTAGAGTTTTTAAAATAGCCAAAATCATGTGTGTGTTGCCAATTGGATGGTCCAAATTTTGATTGTGATGTTAGTAATACTTATTTGTCGACCTAAACTTAATAATCAGCAGTGAAAGTGCGGTGGCCGCCACAAAGATGCTATTGCTATTTTCTCCACCATTTTATATGCTCTATTCCTCGGTcattttgtttcttattttataGTGCTATTATTATTATGGGTCATAAGTAACAAGATTGGACGcagaaaaaatattaatagaGGATTGATTGCACTATTTTTATACGGATAAGTCACAAGTATATACATATAAACATATACGGAGTatttactagtatattttaaaactaGTATTGTAATATAGTAAAACAATCTATGGATAAACGCGGCCCGAGCTCTCTCCACCGTCCCCGAGCGCATCCCAAGCCGCTCGGCTGCCACCTCCAACACGCTAGGCCCCCCCGGCCGGACCCCAGGTGCGGTCCGGCCCCTCTTTTTCTTCTAGCGTTGTGGGTACTCTAAATAACCTTTCTACATGgagtattaaaaatttaatatagaaTAATGTCAAAATGAACATGTTTACAATTTGCACTTGGAAGctttataaattatactccctccgtccgccattagaagtctcatttcttggcggcacggattttaagaagtgttaagaaaaatgagtggaaaaaattagtggaataggggtcccactagtatatattagttttaaatgaaatgtgaatggaatgcgttagtggaatgtgagaccctattaccatttatgataaaaatgaactgggactcttattcgcggacggactaaaatggaaaaaatggattcgtattcgcggacggaggaagtagtagtAAAGCTTATTTAAATCAGAAATTGCCAAGTGTCCTTCTAGAGTACAGTCACTACAACAAATCAAGTCAGTAAGGATGCAAAAATAGAGAGACGCAATTAGTTGCtttggaaaattttgaaaatttataaaattgaagACGCTAATAAAATGGTCCTTAAATAAGATACATATTAAGTTTGGTAATGTTGTTATTGTTTCATTGTTTGACATGATAGGGAGCTcatgtaattatttataaacTAACTTTCTTAAATCATTAGGCTTGTGACTGTGAATAATAGTTTGATTTGTTTAGATATCAAGTTTGGTGATTTATCCAATCATACGGATATGATATTAAGTTTTTGTAGTAACTTATGAGTTATGATACATTTCTTATATCAACCTATGATGTAATCTCGTGAGATTAATCCCTTTGTTGCTTTCCATTTTAAAGCCAGTTTTTTTATTATGCAGTTGTGGACAACCCTCTTGTATATACAGTCAAGTTTGATCATTTGAATGCCTAAGGTTGCTGCTTGAGGTATTCTGGTACAATACAGAACGTTAAACTTTCTTTACTGAGTTATTATTCATTTCAAGCAGTTTATTTCTATGTTTCCCTTTTTTATTGGTATTGTTATTCTTCTTGTACTTGTGATATCTACAGCCACTCTCTTGTTGAGATATCTTTGAAAATTTTAACGTTACTCTATTTATAAAGTATAAACATGTATATGAAGCATTATAAAAATGTATATTGCTTCGTTTAACCACTTTAAGCTTATAAAATTGACGCAATGCAGATTCGCAAGGATCTCGACTTTGCTAATTGCAAGTGAGTTGGTATAGTTAGTGCATCTTGCTTATCTATTTCGTGTTAACAGTTGTTTATTTCACACTGACTGCAGCGAACTGATAAATCTCTCAAAATCATTGGTAAAACTTGTGATGATTTGCGTTCGCTAAACATTTCAAACCTGATTAACTTGACAGATTTGGAGTTGGAGTATCTTGTCAATGGGTGTAGATCAATTTAGAAGCTCAAACTTTGTCGCAATGAATTCAGGTTTGTATTACCTCTGAAGTTTCAGTTTTGTGTAAAGTTGTGCAGCTTCACTGGATTAAAGATTCTTGTATGTATATGTCAGAATGTATACACTGATAAAATATATTGGTAAAGTTGTGTTAAGCTGCCCAGCTTCACTGGATTAAAGTTGTGCAGAATGTATGTATTGGTAAAATAGGCACATCAAAACATATTTCTTTACATCGATATGATTAtcgctaattttttccatgTAGTGATGAAGCTTTGGCAGC
This sequence is a window from Salvia splendens isolate huo1 chromosome 5, SspV2, whole genome shotgun sequence. Protein-coding genes within it:
- the LOC121805388 gene encoding zinc finger protein ZAT10-like; the encoded protein is MALEALSSPTAAAPSFDFESAASLPWSKGKRTKRPRTHGPTEEEYLALCLIMLARGGPTSTSTAPPPPLKRAPLSPPRPAADASKLIYKCSVCNKAFGSYQALGGHKASHRKLSGGGGDHDHSASAVAEANGGAGGRTHECSICHRSFPTGQALGGHKRRHYDGGAASGNGGGSSGVTLSEGAGSTGSLRNFDLNLPAMPELWMGFGSGADEEVESPHPLKKSRLSLPPAKLEQTLTN